Part of the Candidatus Omnitrophota bacterium genome is shown below.
CTGGACCGAACCGTGGATCCTGGGATACCCCGTCTCTCTGGGGCTCGATTTCTACCAGACGTCCCACAGGAAAGAGCTGGATATAGGATGGCCGTACGATGAGCAGCGGACCGGCGGAGACGTGCGCCTCGGTAAAGAGTTCACGGAGTATCTGCGCGGCGACGCGATGTACAAACTGGAGCAGATCCACATAGGGGACGTGGTCGAGAACGCGTCCCAGGACCTGAAGGACGAATCGGGCACCAATATGCTTTCGAGCATGCTTTTCCAGCTGACGTTAGATACGAGGGACAACATATATAACCCCGGCCGCGGGTACGTGATCAACGGCTCGATCGAAGATGCCGGCGGTATATTTTTCGGCGACAAGGACTATGTCAAAGGCACCGCCACAGCCGCTTATTACCACACCTTCTTCGATAAGTTCGTCCTGGAGCTCAAAGGCAGGGCCGGGCTCGAGAACGCTTACGGCGACTCCGACGAGGTACCGATATATGAACGGTTCTTCGGCGGCGGCGCAAATACAATACGCGGCTACAAGGAGAGAAAGGTGGGCCCGAGGGACCCCGGTTCGAACGATCCTATAGGAGGCGAGGCCATCGTCGTGGGGAACGCGGAAGTGACATTCCCCATTTACGAAAATGTACTGAAGGGTGCCATATTCTATGACGTGGGAAATGTGTGGCGCCGGGCGGAAGATTTTATTGTCGGCGGCGGATATAAGCACGGTATCGGCATAGGGGTGAGGGTCAAGACACCGATAGGCCCCGTGAGCCTCGATTACGGCTATCCGCTTGTGAAGAATTTTGAAGATGAGAAGACCGGCGAGTTCTATTTCAAGATGAGCCGGGGATTTTAATAGGAAAAAAGGAGGAAGGTCATGAGCAAGAGGATAGTTTTGTTAACGGTCGCTCTCTTCGCTATAGCGGCATTCACATCGGGCCTGGCCCGGGTCGCGTGCGCTGCGGAGCTAAAGATAGCGTATGTGGACATGGGGAAGGTCTTCTCCGACTATAACAAGACGAAAGACGCCGAAAAGGTCATGGAGGAGAAGACGAAGGTCAAGGAAGGCGAGAGGAAGACGCTTGTGGATGAATTGAGGAAGCTGAAGGACGAGCAGGCGCTCCTTTCCGAGAAGGCCAAGGCGGAGAAGCAGACGATCATAGACGAGAAGGTGAAGAACCTGCAGGAATTTGACAGGAAGGCGCGGGATGAGCTCATCAAAGAGAGAAACGATAAGCTCGGCACCCTTGTAAAAGACATGGAGAAGGTCATAGAGGATTACGCGAAAGAGTCCGGTTATGACTTCATCGTGGATTCCCGCATCCTTCTTTACGGGAAAGAGCAGTACGAGGTCACCGCCGAGATCCTGAAACGCTTAAATAAATAGGACCGGGGTGATCGGAGAAGTGGCAAAGCAGAGGACCATAAAAGACCCCGTCGAGATAGAGGGCGTGGGTCTTCAGACCGGCGCTAAAGTAAAACTGTCCCTGAAGGGCTCTCCCGCGGGAAGCGGAATAAACTTTATAAGGGTCGATCTCCCGAATAAACCACTCCTTAATATCCAATCGTTCAATTTCGATGAGTCGGTCTCCAGGGAGCGCAGGACCGTCCTCGGCATAGGGCCTCTTGAGATCCAGACGACGGAACATTTTCTTGCGGCGCTGGCCGGGCTCGGCATAGACAATATAATAGCAGAAGCGGATAACGCAGAGCTCCCCGGGCTTGACGGAAGCGCCGCCGGTTTCCTGGCCGCGCTTAAAAAAGCGAAAGTGATCGAACAGGAGAGCTCCAAAAGAGAGATCGCGTTAGACTCTCCCGTATGGTGCGCGGATAAAGACGCATTCCTGGCCGTCTTTCCCGGCGATGGGTTCAGGGTGTCGTATACGATGTCATATCCTCACCCCGCTCTCGGCACACAGTTCCTGAGTTTAACGGTGGATGAGGCCGCGTTCGAGGGCCAGATCGCCCCGGCGAGGACATTCTGCCTGGAAGAGGAAGCGCTCGAGCTCCTGAAGAGGGGGTTGGGCAAAGGGGCCGATTATGACAATACGCTCGTGATGGGGAAGGGCGGCCCCATAAAGAATGCATTAAGGTTCCCCGATGAGCCGGTGAGACATAAGATACTGGACCTCATCGGCGACTTATGTCTGGCGGGCGCGCCGCTTAAAGGCCACGTCGTCGCTATAAAATCCGGGCACCGGTTGAATATGGAGATGGTGAAAAAATTAAAAAAGATAGTTAAGGGTTAGGGGTTGGGAGTTAGAGGTTAAGCGAAGGAGAATGACATGGGAAAATCGGAACTCGATATAAAAGGCAAGCCGATCGATATCAATATGATACAAAAGATACTGCCTCACAGGTATCCGTTCCTTCTTGTCGACAGGGTGCTCGAGGTGAGCGCGGAGAGGGCAGTAGGCATAAAGAACGTGACCATAAATGAACCTTTCTTCCAGGGCCACTTCCCGGGCCATCCCATCATGCCGGGTGTCCTCATTTTGGAGGCGATGGCGCAGGTCGGCGGCGTAGCGGCCCTCAATATGAAAGATAATATCGGTAAACTCGCGTACTTCCTGACCATAGACAACGCCAAATTCAGGAAGCCGGTCGTGCCCGGGGACCAGCTGGTCATAGAGGTCAATATAATGAAGGCCAAGTTGAGCATCATGCAGGTCCGCGCCGTCGCGAAGGTGGAAGGCGCAGTGGTCACGGAGGCCGAATTCAAGTTCGCTTTTATCACTCCAAACGAAACCGCATAACCATATGTCCCGCATAGGCCTAGTCGCCGGAGAGGGAAAACTTCCGGTCGTATTTTCAAAGATAGCCCGCGCCAGGGGCGACACCGTCATAGGGTTCGGCATAAAAGGGATCACATCCGACGAGCTTGAGCGCCACGTGGAGAAGATGCACTGGGTCAGGTGGGGCGATCTCAAGAAGGCCATATTCCTGCTCGTCACGGAGCGCATCAAGGATATCGTCATGCTCGGGAAGATAAAGAAAGAGATACTCTTCAAGGAAGAGGAAAAATTGGACGACGATGCTAAGAAGGTCGTGGGCGTCGTCCGGGATAAGAAGGATTACGCCATCCTGAACGGGGTGACCAAAGCCCTTGCCGTCGCAGGCATACAGGTGATAAGTCCGGCCGCATATCTCAAAGACCTTATACCCGTCAAGGGTGTTTTGACAAGGAGAGGACCCACCGCCGCCGAAGAGAAGGATATCGAATACGGGAAAGAGGTGGCCCTCACCCTGTCACGGTTCGATATAGGCCAGACGACGGTGATCAAGGAGAAGACGGTGATAACGGTTGAGGCGGCGGAAGGCACGGACGAGACGATAAAAAGGGCAGGCGCGCTCACCGGAGGCGGTTTCACCGTAGTTAAGATGGCCCGTCCCGATCAGGATATGCGGCTTGACGTCCCCCTGGTCGGGGTAGAGACGATAAAGGCGGTGGCGGACGCAAAAGGCAGCGTCGTCGCCCTGGAAGCAGGTAAGACCCTCCTCTTAGACAGAGAAGATGCGGTAAAACTCGCCGACGATAAAGGGATCTCCATCGTCATAGTCTGATGATCTTACAATATCGGAAGGTACTTCTTCACCTCGTGGCTCGTGACGTGGATCCTGTACTCTTCCCACTCTCTCTTCTTATTGATCAGGAACCTGGTGAAGATATGCTCTCCGAGCGCCTCTTTCAAAAGGGCGCTCTTCTCCGTTTCGGCTATTGCCTGTGACAGGTTACCCGGCAACGCGATCAGCCCGCGTTCCTGCCGTTCCGACATCTCCATCTTATAGATATTGGGTTCAACAGGGTCCGGTATCTTATACTTCTTCTCTATCCCCTCAAGGCCCGCCGTAAGGATGGCCGCAAAGGCGAGATATGGGTTGCATGCCGGATCGGGGCAGCGCAATTCGGCCCTCGTAGCCTTCTCGTTACCCGGCCTGTAGAGAGGGACCCTGATCAGCGCCGTCCTGTTCCTCTGCGCCCACGATACATAGACCGGCGCCTCGTAACCGGCCACCAGACGCTTATAGGAGTTGACCCATTGCGCTGTGAGCGCGCTTAACTCCCGGGCGTGTCTTAACTGCCCGGCGATGAACTGTTTCGCCGTCAGGGAGAGATGGTATTTATCGTCCTTGTCGTAGAATGCGTTCTTGTCCCCTTTAAAGAGGGATTGATGTGTATGCATGCCGCTCCCGTTGACGCCGTATATCGGTTTCGGCATGAAAGTGGCATAGACATTATGGGCCTTGGCGACCTCTTTTATGCAGTAGCGCGCGGTGATTATATTGTCGGCCATTATCAGCGCCTCGCTGTATTTAAGGTCTATCTCGTGCTGGGACGGGGCCACTTCATGATGGCTTGCCTCCATCGGTATACCCATATCCTCGAGTATATTCACCGTCTTATTGCGTATGACGTCGGCGAAGTCATTCGGTATCAGCTCAAAATACGTCCCTTCATCGAGGACCTCGGGGGACTTATCGGATTTGAAGTAGAAATACTCGAGCTCAGGCCCTATGTAATAAGTGTAGCCCAGCTTCCCGGCGCGTTCCAGGGCCCTCTTCAATACGTATCTTGAGTCGCCGGCATAAGGCGTCCTGTCAGGGTTGAGGATATCGCAGAATAACCGCGCAACCGTTCCCGACGACTCTTCCCACGGCAATATCTGGAACGTGGCGGCATCGGGCATCGCGATGATGTCCGACTCCTGCGCCTCGGCGAAACCCGTCACCGAAGAACCGTCGAACCCCTTGCCATGATAAAGCGCCTCCTCGAGGTCGCGCTGGGTGATAGATACGCACTTGAGTATGCCCAGGATGTCGACGAACCATAGCTGTATCGTGCGTATGTTGCGTTCCTTTACGGCCCTGAGTATGCGCTCCTTCGCGTCTTTAGCGGAACGCATGTTCCTTATATCGGTATCTTTCCCTGTATGGGTCTTTTTAAGGTGCTTCAATTCGTCCTCCTCTATGATGTACTGCCTGCCGACACGGGACGCCCTGATCGACCCCTTCTGTATCTTCTCGACCACCGCCTGGCGCGATATCCCGAGCAGCTTTGCGGCCTCCGTAGGGCTCTTGTACCCTTTCTTCATATGTTCCTCCTTGATTTATGCTACTTGACACTTGTCAAGTATACTACATCACTTGACAACTGTCAAGTGAAAAAGAGCGGATATTATTTGGCATTAACGGAGGAGCGGAAAGATCGCGCGGGCGGCGCGCTCGGAGGCGCCCGGGGTACCGAGAGATGCGGCGACGGACCTGAGGGAGGATACGATCCCCGCCCTTCTTTTGTCATCGGCCAGTATGGATACGGCCCTCTCCGCTATCTTTTCCGGCGTCACATCGAACTGGAGAAGCTCCGGGACTATCTCCCTGCCGGCTATGATATTGGCAAGCCCCAGGAAAGGCGTCCTCAACACTATCTGGCTTGCCACATATGTCAGGAAGTTCACTTTATAGACGAGCAGGAACGGCTTTCCCAGAAGCGCGGTCTCCAGCGTCGCGGTCCCGGAGGCGACTATCGCGAAGTCCGCGGCGGCGACTATGTTATACGTGTCGCCTTCCGCCAGCGCTATATCGACGCCGGACCCTTTCATTATATTTTTGTAAAGGGCGGCGGGCAGGTCTTTGAACTTTGCGATGACGAATTGCACGTTCTTCACCCTGTTCTTTATGAGGGCAGCCGCCGAAAGCATGGGCGTCAGGAGCGCCGTCACTTCGAGCGTCCTGGAACCGGGCAGCAGGGCGACGGTCATCTTATCCTGTGAAAGGCCGTATCTTTTCAGCGTTTCTGACCTGGGGAGCGTGGCCTTCACCGTCTCCATGAGCGGATGGCCCACCCACTCGGCTTCTATGCCGTGCCTCCTGTACAGCTCCTCCTCGAATTTAAAGAAGACGACGACCTTCCTGACGCACTCTTTTATTATCTTTATCCTGCCCGCGCCCCATGCCCATACCTGGGGGCTTATGTAGTAGACGACAGGGATGCCCCTTTTTTTGAGATAACGGGCAAGGCGCAGGTTGAAACCGGGATAGTCGACGAGTATGGCAAGGTCCGGCCTTTCGCGGCCTATCCTGCCGATGACCGCCGATCGGGCGGCCTTCACCGCAGAGAGGTTCTTTATCACCTCGACGAGACCTATGAGGGCAAGTTTCGATATGTCATATACGACATCGACGCCGGCCTCCCTGGAGAGATTACCCCCGAGCCCGAAGAACCGTAAAGACGGGTCGAGCGACTTCAGGTCTTTTACCAGGTTGGAGGCGTGGAGATCCCCCGAGGGTTCTCCGGCGACTATCAGGATCTTTTTAGGGGATGCCATCGTCACTTGGCAGGTTTTATCTTTTCTATTATTGCGAGCGCGACCTGGAGGGCGCGCCTTCCTTCAACGCCGGATACGACGGGGCGTTTGCCTGTCCTGACGCATTCCACGAATGATTTGAGCTCTTTCTTGAGCGGCTCTTTCTTCTTTATCCGTATCTTCTCTTTGATTATCTTATCTTCGGTCTTCCTGAATATCGCCGCTTCCTGGCTCACGTAATCGAGGGAGATGTAAGAGTCCTCCTGGAATATCCTTATCTTGCGCACGACGTCCTTGGTGACGCGGCTGGCCGTGATATCCGCCACTGTGCCGTCTTCGAACGTGAGGCGGACATTCGTCACGTCCTCATAATCCGATATGGTGCTCAATCCCACCGCCTCTATGTTGGCGACCTCTTTCTTCACCAGCCCCAGGACTATGTCTATGTCGTGGATCATCAGGTCGAGGACCACGCCCACGTCTTTCACCCTCTTATGAAAAGGGCCCAGCCGCTGGCACTCTATGAATTTCGGTTTTTCGAGGTATGGCTCTATGGCAAGGACGGCCGAATTGAACCTCTCTACGTGGCCAACCTGGAGTATGAGCTTACGGTCTCTGGCTATTTCTATGAGCTCATCCGCTTCGGAGAGCGTCTTGGTTATCGGCTTCTCTATCAGTACGTGGATATCGTGCAGCAGGAAATCTTTGGCTATATTGTAGTGGAGGCTTGTGGGTACGGCTATGCTCGCCGCGTCTATCTTTCCGAAAAGCTCCTCGTAATCGCTATAACTCGCCGTGTGGTACTTTTTCCCCACCTCCAGCGCCTTTTCGATGTTACAGTCGCATACCCCTACAAGCTTTACGTCTTTGAGCCGGGAATAGACCTTGGTATGTATGGAACCGAGGTGGCCCACCCCTATGACCCCTATGTGCGTCTTCTCCATAGATGCTTCCTATTGGTATATATTAGGTTAAGATTATAGCATTTGATGCAACGGGTTACAAGAGATTTCTCAAAAGGGCCGTTTTGCCGGTACAAATTTACCTCGACAAAGAGGTGCCGCTGTGTTAACATATGCATCTATATCCTCAGGACAGAAAGATGAAACAGTACATAAGATTGCTGAAATTTGTGTTGCCGCACGCCTGGGTGCTTGCGCTGGCCGGGGTATGCATGGTGGCCTCATCCGCGTTCAGCGGGGTCTCCCTGAGCATGATCATCCCCCTGGTCGACAATATCATCACAGGGAAGAAGATACTGATACCTCCGGGTGTCACCCTGCCGCCGGTGGTGCAGGACCTGGTCAACGCGGCAAACACGATGTCCCCGATGGTCCTCCTGAACCGCATGACGCTCATAGTCATGATCCTGTGGTTCCTGAAGAACCTCTTCGAGTTCCTCCAGACGTACTTCATGAACGACGTCTCCCAGCGCGTCATAAAGGACGTCAAAAATATCATCTATAAGAAGGTCCTCACCCTGGGCATGGACTTCTATTATAAGAACCCGACCGGGAAATTGATGTCGCGCATCACTTACGACGCCGCGATAATACGCGATTCGATCTCGACGGGCGTCACCGACCTCCTATACCAGCCGATACAGCTCCTGATATACCTGGGGCTTCTCTTCACGATAAAGATATACTTTTCGATATCCTGGGTCCTCATCTTCGTGAGCATATCCCTCTTCCTCCTTGTCATATACCCGGTCGTCAAGATAGGGAAGCGGCTCAAGAGCATATCCCGGCAATCGCAGGAACAGATGGCCGACATAACAACGACGCTCCACGAGACGATCTCGGGTATACGCGTCGTGAAGGCGTTCTCTATGGAGGGGTATGAGGCGGAGAAGTTCGAAAGGCAGAACGAGCAGTTTTACCGGCTTTGCATGAAATCGGTGAAACGGATGACGGTGGTGAGCCCCATAACCGAATTCGTAGGTATGTTATGTATAGCGGTGATCCTCTGGATAGCGGGCAAAGAGATCCTGTCGGGATCGCTCTCCGCCGGCGCTTTTATAACGTTCCTGGCGAGCCTGCTCTCCATCATGAGGCCGATAAAACGGCTTACGAACGTCTACAGCATAAACCAGCAGGCGATGGCCGCAGCCGCAAGGATATTCGAAGTGCTCGATACGGTCCCGTCGGTATCCGAGAAGCCGGGGAGTGTCGGGATCCGCAGGATAAGGGATAGTGTGATCTTAAAAGACGTATATTTCAGGTATGAGGATAAGGATATCCTTAAAGGCATCAACCTGGAGGTCAAGGTAGGCGACATCGCCGCCTTCGTAGGGCCGAGCGGCGTAGGGAAGACGACCCTGGTCAACCTGATACCGCGTTTTTACGATGTCTCTAAAGGGGCCGTGCTGATCGACGGCATCGATGTCAGGGACGCCTCTTTCGGGTCACTGAGAGGCCAGATAGGCATAGTGACGCAGGAGACGATACTCTTTAATGATACGGTGGCGGCCAATATCGCCTACGGTTCCAAGAACCGGAAGATAGGCGACATAATGAAGGCCGCCCAGATAGCGAACGCGCATTCGTTCATAATGGCCATGCCCAAAGGTTATGACACGATGATCGGCGAACGCGGTTTCCGCCTTTCCGGAGGCGAGAAGCAGCGCATAGCGATAGCCAGGGCCGTATTCAAAGACCCGCCCATCCTGATACTTGACGAGGCGACCTCCCAGCTCGATACCCAGTCCGAGATCCTTGTCCAGGAGGCGATAGACAGGATGATGAAGGGCAGGACCGTCTTTGTCATCGCGCACCGTCTCAGCACGATAAAACACGCCACGTTGATATATGTCATGGACGGCGGGCGCATAGTGGAGGCCGGTTCCCACGATTCCCTGATAGGGAAAGACGGCCTGTATAAGCGGCTTTACAATATGCAGTTCAGGGACAGCGTATTGAGTTAGAAGGAAAAATGTATTGCTATTTTGGACCTTATTGATATAATATTAGGCCCTATATCGGGAATGCAAAAATCGCAGAAAGAGAAAGGAAGAAAGGTTTAAAACTATGGTAGATTCTACATTGACCAAGACATTATTGGAGGCAGGGGTACATTTCGGTCATGAGACCAAACGCTGGAACCCGAAGATGAAGAAGTTCATATTCGGGGAGAAGAACGGTATCTACATCATAGATCTGGAGAAGACGAAAGATGCCGTGGCAAAGGCGTGCGCTTTCCTTAAGAGCGTCTCATCGTCCGGGGGTAACGTCCTGTTCGTGGGCACCAAGAAGCAGGCCCAGGACATCATAAAGGACGAGGCCCTCAGGTGCGATATGTTCTACATCAACCAGCGCTGGCTCGGCGGCACGCTCACCAATTTCCAGACGATAAAGAAGAGCTTAAAGCGCCTGAGCGAACTCGAGAAGATGAAAGAGGACGGCAGGATGGCGAAACTCTCGAAGAAAGAGGCGTCCCAGCTCAACAAAGAGGGGGTCAAGCTCATAAAGAACCTGGAGGGGATACGCTCGATGGATAAACTGCCCAGGGCGGTCTTCATCGTGGACTCCAAAAAGGAAGAGATCGCCGTCAAAGAGGCGAAGAAACTGAATATACCGGTCGTAGCGCTTGTCGATACGAACTGCGATCCGGATGTCATCAATTACGTCATCCCGGGGAACGACGATGCCATCAGGTCGATAAAGCTCGTCACGAGCATAATGGCCGACAGCGTGATCGAGGGTAAGGAGGCGTTCGTAAAGGGCGAAGAGGACGCGAAGGCGGAGGCGGAAAGAGAAGCCGCCGAAGAGGAAGGCGAACCGATCAAAGTGCTGGATACCAAGATCGAAGAGCTGGTCGAAGGCGATCTGAAGCTGAAGGAGGATGAGGCCGCGCCGAAAGACGTCCCCATCAAGAAAAAGAAAAAAGTGAAATAGAAAGGCGAGTAACATGTTAGACGCGATAAAGAAACTGAGAGAGAAGACGAACGCCGGCATTGTGGATTGCAAGAAGGCGCTGCGCGAGTCGAACGGCGATATAGATAAGGCGATAGAGGTATTGAGGAAGCAGGGCGTGACGCTGGCATCGAAGAAGGCGGGGCGCCAGGCAAAGGAAGGGCGCTCGGAGAGCTATATACACCTCGGCGGGAAGATCGGCGTGCTGGTAGAGGTGAACTGCGAATCGGATTTCGTCGCCAGGAACGATGATTTCAAGACGTTCGTGAAGGATGTCGCCATGCAGGTCGCGGCATCGAATCCTATTTACGTGAGGAAAGAGGACGTGCCTGCCGAGGCCATAAAGAAAGAGACCGACATAATAAAGGCGCAGGTTGTCGGGAAGCCCGAGAACGCGATACAGAAGATAGTCGAAGGGAAGCTCACCAAGTTCTATGAGGAGGTCTGCCTCCTGGAGCAGCCTTTCATAAAAGACCAGAACCTGAAGGTAAAAGATATCCTCACGTCCATGATAGCCAAGATCGGCGAGAATATAATAATCCGCCGGTTCGTAAGATACCAGGTGGGGGAAGAGGTGTAGCGGCGGGGTTTAGGGAAGGAATATACTATCAGGGTATAGGGTATAGGGTATAGGGTATAGGGGATAGGGAAGATGAAGAAGGCGGCTTTTAAAAGAGTCGTTTTGAAGTTGAGCGGAGAGGCGCTCCAGGGCCGTCTCGGGTCAGGCATCGATTATGACGTCATCGCCTCAATAGCGCGGCAGATAAAAGAGGTGAAGTCGCTCGGTATCGAGATCACCATAGTCATCGGCGGCGGTAATATATTCCGCGGCATAGCGGGCTCCTCCAGGGGCATCGACAGGGTAAGCGCCGACTATATGGGCATGCTGGCGACGGTGATAAACGGCCTCGCCCTGCAGGGCGCGCTGGAGAGCGCGGGCGTCTTCACGAGGGTGCAGACCGCCATAGCGATGGAAGAGCTGGCAGAGCCCTATATAAGGCGCCGGGCGATAAGGCATCTTGAGAAGGGCCGCGTCGTGATCTTCGTCGGCGGCACGGGCAACCCTTACTTTACTACCGACACCACCGCGGCGCTCCGGGCCATCGAGATCGGGGCCGACGTCATCCTGAAGGCCACGAAAGTGGACGGTGTCTACTCGTCCGATCCGGTCAAGAACAAGAAGGCCCGCAAGTACGACACCCTGCGATACATCGATGTCCTTAAGAAGGGGCTCAAGGTCATGGACGCTACCGCGACGAGCCTCTGTATGGACAATAAATTGCCGATAATCGTATTTAACCTCCAAAAAGAGGGGAATATAAAGAGGGTCATGACGGGCGAAAAGATAGGAACGATAATAAAGGGGTGAGGCGCTTATGACTATAAAAGAGATCGTCCACGATACCGAGATGAAGATGAAGAAGACCATAGAGGCGACACAGCGGGAGTTCTCCACCATAAGGACGGGGAGGGCCTCGAGCTCTCTCGTCGAGGGGATAAAGGTCGACTACTACGGCGCGCCGACGCCGCTGAAACAGCTGGCCGCGATATCGGTCCCCGACGCCAAATTCATCGCGATACAGCCATGGGACAAATCGTCGCTCGCCGATATTGAGAAGGCGATAATGAAGTCGGATATAGGGATAACGCCTACCAACGACGGGAAGTCGATACGCCTATCGATACCCCCGCTCACCGACGAGCGCCGCGCAGAGCTGGACAAGATACTGAAGAAGATAGCCGAAGACGGACGCGTATCCTTAAGGACGGCCCGGCACGTGGCCATAGAACACGCGAGGAAGCTCGAGAAGGACAAGGTCGCTACGGAAGACGAGAGGTTCAAGGCGCAGGACGACATCCAGAAGCTGACCGACAAGCACATCAAAGAGATAGATAATCTTCTCGAAGCGAAAGAGAAAGAGATCGCTGGGTAGCTACTTTAGGGTTGTCCAGCATCCGGCGAGTACGTTGATAGTTTTGCTCCGCGAGGAGGTTCTGAGAGCACTCTTTTAAATTTCATAAATCAGAGATTTATCGAAATTTATTTATTCGCTCTCAGAACGCAAATTTTCGGAGAAAATTTGCGGGCCGCTAGCTCATCTGGTAGAGCACCACACTTTTAATGTGGGTGTGGCAGGTTCGAGTCCTGCGCGGCTCACCATTAGAAAAAGCCCTTCAGATAAACTGGAGGGCTTTTTCTATGTAGGCTTCTGTGGCGAAAATATCCGAAGGAATTCGGCCGCCGTTTAAAAATCGACGCTCGTCAGCCGATAGGTTCGCTCCGAAAGGGCTCTTTTGAGGTTTAAATTTTCAGAGAAAATTCAAACCTCATTTTTTCCCTTTCGGAGTGACAAATCGCAGAGCGATTTGTCTAAGTCCTGCGCGGCTCACCGGCGAAAATATCCGAAGGAATTCGGCCGCCGCTTAAAAATCGACGCCCTTCAGCCGATAATGACACATCTTTGGCGCAGGGGCTACTTAGAAAAGACCACCTTCCCGTAAAACCAAAAAAAGTTAGCTCACTTTCTGTTGCTTTAACTCAACCTATATGATAAGCTTATAGTACAAATTATGAGATATGTGCATAGATATAAGCTTAAAGAGCTGATAAGAAATGGATCTGTTTGGGCAAGCCGGGCGAGTTCAGCCTGGCTTTTTAATTTAAAATTTAGAAAAGTACTCGTCACCGCCATATCTCTGGGCATTTCGGCCTCTTTTTATACGGAATCGGCCTGTTATGGCCTTGCCACACTCCCCGCTTCGCAAAATCCTGTCATCAAGCGGGAGATCC
Proteins encoded:
- the frr gene encoding ribosome recycling factor, with translation MTIKEIVHDTEMKMKKTIEATQREFSTIRTGRASSSLVEGIKVDYYGAPTPLKQLAAISVPDAKFIAIQPWDKSSLADIEKAIMKSDIGITPTNDGKSIRLSIPPLTDERRAELDKILKKIAEDGRVSLRTARHVAIEHARKLEKDKVATEDERFKAQDDIQKLTDKHIKEIDNLLEAKEKEIAG
- the rpsB gene encoding 30S ribosomal protein S2, with protein sequence MVDSTLTKTLLEAGVHFGHETKRWNPKMKKFIFGEKNGIYIIDLEKTKDAVAKACAFLKSVSSSGGNVLFVGTKKQAQDIIKDEALRCDMFYINQRWLGGTLTNFQTIKKSLKRLSELEKMKEDGRMAKLSKKEASQLNKEGVKLIKNLEGIRSMDKLPRAVFIVDSKKEEIAVKEAKKLNIPVVALVDTNCDPDVINYVIPGNDDAIRSIKLVTSIMADSVIEGKEAFVKGEEDAKAEAEREAAEEEGEPIKVLDTKIEELVEGDLKLKEDEAAPKDVPIKKKKKVK
- the tsf gene encoding translation elongation factor Ts gives rise to the protein MLDAIKKLREKTNAGIVDCKKALRESNGDIDKAIEVLRKQGVTLASKKAGRQAKEGRSESYIHLGGKIGVLVEVNCESDFVARNDDFKTFVKDVAMQVAASNPIYVRKEDVPAEAIKKETDIIKAQVVGKPENAIQKIVEGKLTKFYEEVCLLEQPFIKDQNLKVKDILTSMIAKIGENIIIRRFVRYQVGEEV
- the pyrH gene encoding UMP kinase, whose protein sequence is MKKAAFKRVVLKLSGEALQGRLGSGIDYDVIASIARQIKEVKSLGIEITIVIGGGNIFRGIAGSSRGIDRVSADYMGMLATVINGLALQGALESAGVFTRVQTAIAMEELAEPYIRRRAIRHLEKGRVVIFVGGTGNPYFTTDTTAALRAIEIGADVILKATKVDGVYSSDPVKNKKARKYDTLRYIDVLKKGLKVMDATATSLCMDNKLPIIVFNLQKEGNIKRVMTGEKIGTIIKG
- a CDS encoding ABC transporter transmembrane domain-containing protein gives rise to the protein MKQYIRLLKFVLPHAWVLALAGVCMVASSAFSGVSLSMIIPLVDNIITGKKILIPPGVTLPPVVQDLVNAANTMSPMVLLNRMTLIVMILWFLKNLFEFLQTYFMNDVSQRVIKDVKNIIYKKVLTLGMDFYYKNPTGKLMSRITYDAAIIRDSISTGVTDLLYQPIQLLIYLGLLFTIKIYFSISWVLIFVSISLFLLVIYPVVKIGKRLKSISRQSQEQMADITTTLHETISGIRVVKAFSMEGYEAEKFERQNEQFYRLCMKSVKRMTVVSPITEFVGMLCIAVILWIAGKEILSGSLSAGAFITFLASLLSIMRPIKRLTNVYSINQQAMAAAARIFEVLDTVPSVSEKPGSVGIRRIRDSVILKDVYFRYEDKDILKGINLEVKVGDIAAFVGPSGVGKTTLVNLIPRFYDVSKGAVLIDGIDVRDASFGSLRGQIGIVTQETILFNDTVAANIAYGSKNRKIGDIMKAAQIANAHSFIMAMPKGYDTMIGERGFRLSGGEKQRIAIARAVFKDPPILILDEATSQLDTQSEILVQEAIDRMMKGRTVFVIAHRLSTIKHATLIYVMDGGRIVEAGSHDSLIGKDGLYKRLYNMQFRDSVLS